One Roseburia rectibacter DNA window includes the following coding sequences:
- a CDS encoding C39 family peptidase, which produces MNRQKRKEYRFYAMLAGMFLLIAGAYCLDGDFTSENDQNAADVSATQPEYVPAVKLYAGIFTKLDGEEYAVIKKNKDILVAAANRGYYNETDVYSFLQGPKSWGEGRAWSGEWSNQYVRGNYFGNFGCGLCCMANIYSTFSDHTCSPWDMFLYARETSGYTPTKKIGAIGWGDMKTVMRKCGFDAELYIKPQTYEAFREQIKTAKSAIVLVSSHDDNTYWKKTGGHYVNICLYKEETDEVFLADPADPDGNRNYIPLRYVYDALKTVSKYQYLVVEGYSEEQNQWKQDGIDEAWVAP; this is translated from the coding sequence TTGAATCGTCAGAAAAGAAAGGAGTACAGATTTTATGCGATGTTAGCAGGAATGTTTCTACTGATTGCTGGGGCATACTGTCTGGATGGAGATTTTACATCAGAAAATGATCAAAATGCTGCAGACGTTTCTGCCACGCAGCCGGAATATGTGCCGGCAGTGAAACTGTATGCTGGTATTTTTACAAAACTGGACGGCGAAGAGTATGCTGTGATCAAAAAAAATAAAGACATTCTGGTAGCTGCGGCAAACAGGGGATATTATAATGAGACGGATGTCTACTCTTTTTTGCAGGGACCAAAATCCTGGGGAGAGGGACGGGCCTGGTCCGGCGAATGGAGTAATCAGTATGTAAGAGGCAATTATTTTGGTAATTTCGGGTGTGGACTGTGCTGTATGGCAAATATATACAGTACATTTTCGGATCATACCTGTTCGCCATGGGATATGTTTCTATATGCACGGGAGACTTCCGGATATACGCCGACGAAAAAGATTGGGGCGATCGGCTGGGGTGATATGAAAACGGTTATGCGTAAATGCGGATTTGATGCGGAGCTTTATATAAAACCACAGACTTATGAGGCATTCCGGGAGCAGATCAAAACAGCAAAAAGTGCCATTGTTTTAGTCAGCAGTCATGATGATAATACTTACTGGAAAAAGACAGGTGGTCATTATGTGAATATCTGTCTGTACAAAGAAGAGACAGATGAAGTATTTCTTGCAGATCCGGCAGACCCGGATGGAAACCGGAATTATATTCCGCTGCGCTATGTTTATGATGCTTTAAAAACGGTCAGTAAATATCAGTATCTGGTTGTAGAAGGTTATTCTGAGGAACAGAACCAGTGGAAACAGGATGGAATAGATGAGGCATGGGTGGCACCATAA
- a CDS encoding V0D/AC39 family V-type ATPase subunit has translation MAGGLLEYSGLVTKTKAMRARLLEADDYAVVSEYESVTDFIAFLREQPAYAPVFERHGEVAHRGQAEAVIRDSLYMDYCKLYRFSGVQPRSALQFVFSRYQVNVIKNCLQSAMEGNGRELTLSGGFFERHADFDLRAVMAACSVQELIRAVAGTEYEALLRELETETGQNYTDYAFALDIYYYKKIWKEIAKVSDKETRQILEQIFGTEIDWQNLMWMYRAKRFYSMGEADMKKHRIPVSYRLKPAETNRLLETESAEQFVEFVRQTAYFRGKQAVLEPEDELTWERVMIKTYEKICKKHPMSVAPVLRYLYEKEHEIDRLTTALEGIRYHIPPYEIRNLIFAM, from the coding sequence ATGGCAGGAGGATTGTTAGAGTACAGCGGTCTGGTGACAAAGACCAAAGCAATGCGTGCAAGACTGCTTGAGGCGGATGATTATGCGGTAGTTTCGGAATATGAATCTGTGACAGATTTTATTGCTTTTTTGCGGGAACAGCCTGCATATGCACCGGTATTTGAGCGGCACGGGGAAGTGGCACACCGTGGTCAGGCAGAAGCGGTGATAAGGGATTCACTGTATATGGATTACTGCAAGTTATATCGGTTTTCCGGTGTGCAGCCAAGAAGTGCATTGCAGTTTGTATTTTCACGCTATCAGGTCAATGTGATTAAAAACTGTCTGCAGTCTGCGATGGAAGGAAACGGACGTGAGCTTACCTTAAGCGGAGGTTTTTTTGAACGGCATGCAGATTTTGATTTAAGAGCAGTGATGGCGGCATGCAGTGTGCAGGAGCTGATACGGGCGGTGGCTGGAACGGAATATGAAGCTCTGTTAAGGGAATTAGAGACGGAAACAGGACAAAACTACACGGATTATGCATTTGCACTTGATATTTATTACTATAAGAAAATATGGAAAGAAATCGCAAAGGTTTCCGACAAAGAAACGAGGCAGATCTTAGAACAGATTTTCGGAACAGAGATCGACTGGCAGAATCTGATGTGGATGTACCGGGCAAAGCGGTTTTATTCGATGGGAGAGGCGGATATGAAAAAGCACCGGATACCGGTAAGCTACCGTTTAAAGCCTGCGGAGACAAACAGACTTTTAGAAACAGAATCGGCAGAGCAATTTGTGGAATTTGTCCGGCAGACTGCATATTTTCGTGGAAAACAGGCAGTGCTTGAGCCGGAGGATGAACTGACGTGGGAGCGGGTCATGATAAAGACATATGAGAAAATATGTAAAAAGCATCCAATGTCTGTGGCACCGGTTCTGCGTTATCTGTATGAGAAAGAGCATGAGATCGATCGCCTGACGACGGCACTTGAGGGAATCCGTTACCACATACCGCCGTATGAGATACGGAATCTTATTTTTGCAATGTAA
- a CDS encoding adaptor protein MecA: MEIKRVGENKIRCALTEEEIRDMGFDIDEIIGNGEATQKFMRVVLKIVEEHENISLENISPMVKAELLSDHSMAITFGGDSDTSFQQLMEAISDLVGQMTPEKMQEFRKLSKEERQGVLDAFLDRKKDTKEQEYTQEKENQKKSSKEEKKSKKQQMINRQMVCALRFFDLDEASRMGRACFEEIFPKSSLYRLEGAYYLIMDFSKFPRDEMRAFAFGAVEYDAGRISEIGQISYIREHGDCIVKKEALQTLIAL, encoded by the coding sequence ATGGAAATAAAGCGCGTAGGAGAAAATAAAATCAGATGTGCCCTGACCGAGGAAGAAATACGGGATATGGGTTTTGATATTGATGAGATCATTGGAAATGGAGAAGCAACACAGAAATTTATGCGTGTTGTCTTAAAGATCGTGGAAGAACACGAGAACATCAGTCTGGAGAACATTTCACCGATGGTAAAAGCAGAACTTCTTTCAGATCACAGTATGGCGATCACATTTGGCGGCGATTCAGATACGAGTTTTCAGCAGCTGATGGAGGCAATCTCTGATCTGGTCGGTCAGATGACGCCGGAGAAGATGCAGGAGTTCCGAAAATTAAGCAAAGAGGAGCGCCAGGGAGTACTGGATGCGTTCTTAGACCGGAAGAAAGATACAAAAGAACAGGAATATACGCAGGAAAAAGAAAATCAAAAGAAGTCATCAAAAGAAGAAAAAAAATCAAAAAAACAGCAGATGATCAACAGACAGATGGTCTGTGCACTCCGGTTCTTTGATTTAGATGAAGCATCACGCATGGGAAGGGCATGTTTTGAGGAGATTTTTCCAAAGAGCAGTCTTTACCGGTTAGAGGGTGCATATTATCTGATTATGGATTTTTCGAAGTTCCCAAGAGACGAAATGAGGGCGTTTGCATTCGGTGCTGTCGAGTATGATGCGGGCAGAATTTCGGAGATAGGACAAATTTCCTATATCCGTGAACACGGAGATTGTATTGTTAAAAAAGAGGCTCTGCAAACGCTGATAGCGTTGTAA
- the serS gene encoding serine--tRNA ligase translates to MIDLKFLRENPEVVKQNIKNKFQDHKLPLVDEVIELDAKARAVQQEADDLRASRNKLSKQIGQLMGQGKKDEAEAVKAQVNANAARLAELEEQEKELQEKVTKIMMTIPNIIDPSVPIGKDDSCNVEIEKFGEPVVPDFEIPYHTEIMERFNGIDLDAAGKVAGNGFYYLMGDIARLHSAVISYARDFMIDRGFTYVIPPFMIRSNVVTGVMSFDEMDAMMYKIEGEDLYLIGTSEHSMIGKFIDTINDEEKLPYTLTSYSPCFRKEKGAHGIEERGVYRIHQFEKQEMIVVCKPEESKTWYDKLWQNTVDLFRSLDIPVRTLECCSGDLADLKVKSCDVEAWSPRQKKYFEVGSCSNLGDAQARRLKIRVKGSDGNKYFAHTLNNTVVAPPRMLIAFLENNLNEDGSVNVPKALQPYMGGKEKLIPVK, encoded by the coding sequence ATGATCGATTTAAAATTTTTAAGAGAGAATCCGGAAGTTGTAAAACAGAATATTAAAAATAAGTTTCAGGATCACAAACTGCCATTAGTAGATGAGGTGATTGAGCTTGATGCAAAAGCGAGAGCTGTACAGCAGGAAGCAGATGATCTGCGTGCAAGCAGAAATAAACTGTCAAAACAGATCGGACAGTTAATGGGACAGGGGAAAAAAGATGAGGCAGAAGCAGTAAAGGCACAGGTAAATGCCAATGCAGCACGTCTTGCAGAGTTAGAGGAGCAGGAAAAAGAACTGCAGGAAAAAGTAACAAAGATCATGATGACGATCCCGAATATCATTGATCCGTCTGTACCGATCGGAAAAGATGACAGCTGCAATGTAGAGATCGAAAAATTCGGCGAGCCGGTCGTACCGGATTTCGAGATCCCATATCATACAGAGATCATGGAGCGTTTTAATGGTATCGATCTTGATGCTGCAGGAAAAGTTGCAGGAAATGGTTTTTATTATCTGATGGGCGATATCGCACGCCTTCATTCTGCAGTGATCTCTTATGCGCGTGATTTTATGATCGACCGTGGCTTTACCTATGTGATCCCGCCATTTATGATCCGAAGCAACGTTGTTACAGGTGTTATGAGTTTTGATGAGATGGATGCAATGATGTACAAGATCGAGGGTGAGGATCTCTATCTGATCGGTACTTCTGAGCATTCCATGATCGGTAAATTCATCGACACGATCAACGATGAGGAGAAATTACCGTATACACTGACTTCCTACTCTCCATGTTTCCGTAAAGAGAAAGGTGCACATGGTATTGAGGAGCGTGGAGTATACCGTATTCACCAGTTCGAGAAACAGGAGATGATCGTTGTCTGCAAACCGGAAGAGTCTAAAACATGGTATGACAAATTATGGCAGAACACGGTAGACTTATTCCGCAGCCTTGATATTCCGGTTCGTACCTTAGAGTGCTGCTCCGGCGACCTTGCAGACTTAAAAGTAAAATCCTGCGATGTTGAGGCATGGTCTCCAAGACAGAAGAAATACTTTGAAGTTGGAAGCTGTTCTAATTTAGGAGATGCACAGGCAAGACGTTTAAAGATCCGTGTGAAAGGTTCCGACGGAAATAAATATTTTGCACACACTTTAAACAATACTGTTGTTGCACCACCTAGAATGTTGATCGCATTCTTAGAGAACAACTTAAATGAAGACGGCAGTGTTAATGTACCGAAGGCATTACAGCCGTATATGGGTGGAAAAGAGAAACTTATTCCGGTAAAATAA
- a CDS encoding peptidylprolyl isomerase — protein MANPVVTIEMENGDIMKAELYPEIAPNTVNNFISLIQKGYYNGLIFHRVIKGFMIQGGCPDGTGMGGPGYDIKGEFSQNGFKNDLKHTEGVLSMARAMHPDSAGSQFFIMHKTSPHLDGAYAAFGKITEGMDIVNKIAETATDYSDRPLETQRMKTVTVETFGVDYPEPEKC, from the coding sequence ATGGCAAATCCAGTCGTTACGATTGAAATGGAAAATGGCGATATCATGAAAGCGGAACTTTATCCTGAAATCGCTCCGAATACTGTCAATAACTTTATCAGCCTGATCCAGAAAGGTTATTACAACGGACTGATCTTTCACCGCGTGATCAAAGGATTTATGATCCAGGGCGGATGTCCTGACGGAACCGGCATGGGCGGTCCTGGCTATGATATCAAAGGTGAATTTTCCCAGAATGGTTTCAAAAATGATTTAAAACACACCGAAGGTGTTTTATCCATGGCAAGAGCTATGCACCCGGATTCAGCCGGCAGCCAGTTCTTTATCATGCACAAAACATCTCCGCACTTAGACGGAGCTTATGCCGCTTTCGGTAAAATCACTGAAGGAATGGATATCGTAAATAAAATCGCAGAAACCGCAACCGATTACAGTGACAGGCCATTAGAGACACAGCGCATGAAAACTGTTACTGTTGAGACTTTCGGTGTGGATTATCCGGAACCGGAGAAATGCTGA
- a CDS encoding aminotransferase class-III, with amino-acid sequence MSREQLLELEDMKRGLLVQAYRMKQECPHMSPVGLEHEMYAAIMAEVRDITARIQRSAEA; translated from the coding sequence ATGAGCAGAGAGCAGCTTTTGGAACTCGAAGACATGAAGAGGGGACTTTTAGTACAGGCATATCGAATGAAACAGGAGTGCCCGCATATGTCACCAGTGGGATTAGAGCATGAAATGTATGCGGCTATTATGGCTGAGGTAAGGGATATTACAGCCAGAATACAAAGGTCTGCAGAAGCATAG
- a CDS encoding glycoside hydrolase family 3 protein — MNQEERRQKRQDDFKHAVVVVAVFVLILAALLAGAAAAIHKFLPKNDKAEKKPETQSTEIMEDSQTVQDQSEAAEPVVDPLVEQAAQLVSGMSLEDKVAQMFVITPEALTGYASVTAAGDTTKAAYENRPVGGLIYMADNLVSTEQTTEMLTNMQNIAMERTGLPVFLSVDEEGGTVVRVAKNEAFGVTDVGNMSDIGATGDLQKAYDAGASIGTYLKQLGFNVDYAPVADVLTNPDNTVIGTRSFGSDASVVADMVTKELEGLSSQGVFGVVKHFPGHGGTSGDSHDGAVTLDKSLEELMQTELVPFQRAVENGVSFVMVGHISVPQVVGDNTPASLSQMMVSNVLREQLGYQGIVITDAMNMGAVTGSYTADQAAVMAVNAGVDMILAPSDYEIAYNGLLQAVKDGTITEKRINESVVRIVKVKLQMQ; from the coding sequence ATGAATCAGGAAGAAAGAAGACAGAAAAGACAGGACGATTTTAAACATGCAGTAGTTGTAGTAGCTGTGTTTGTGTTGATTTTGGCGGCATTGCTTGCAGGGGCAGCAGCTGCCATACATAAGTTTTTACCAAAGAATGATAAAGCAGAAAAAAAACCGGAAACACAAAGTACGGAGATAATGGAGGATTCACAGACCGTACAGGATCAGAGTGAAGCAGCAGAACCTGTAGTTGATCCGTTAGTTGAGCAGGCTGCACAGCTTGTGTCAGGCATGTCACTGGAAGACAAAGTCGCACAGATGTTTGTTATTACACCGGAGGCGCTGACAGGGTATGCGAGTGTGACGGCAGCCGGCGATACAACAAAAGCGGCATATGAAAACAGGCCGGTCGGAGGTCTGATCTATATGGCAGACAATCTTGTCAGTACGGAACAGACGACAGAGATGCTTACCAATATGCAGAATATAGCCATGGAGCGGACCGGGCTGCCCGTCTTTTTAAGTGTGGATGAAGAAGGCGGAACAGTTGTAAGAGTTGCAAAGAATGAAGCGTTTGGTGTTACAGATGTTGGGAACATGAGTGATATCGGTGCGACCGGTGATCTGCAGAAAGCATATGATGCGGGAGCATCGATCGGAACATATTTAAAACAGCTTGGTTTTAATGTGGACTATGCACCAGTAGCAGACGTACTTACCAATCCGGACAATACAGTTATTGGGACAAGATCTTTTGGCTCGGATGCATCTGTGGTGGCAGATATGGTCACAAAAGAACTTGAAGGATTAAGCAGTCAGGGAGTTTTTGGCGTAGTAAAACATTTTCCGGGACATGGCGGCACTTCGGGCGACTCCCATGACGGGGCAGTGACACTTGATAAATCATTAGAAGAACTGATGCAGACCGAACTTGTGCCATTCCAGAGAGCGGTTGAAAACGGTGTGTCATTTGTTATGGTCGGACATATCTCAGTTCCGCAGGTAGTTGGAGATAATACGCCGGCATCACTGTCCCAGATGATGGTAAGCAATGTGTTGAGGGAACAGCTTGGATATCAGGGGATCGTGATCACAGATGCCATGAATATGGGGGCAGTCACAGGCAGTTATACGGCAGACCAGGCAGCAGTCATGGCAGTCAATGCAGGTGTTGATATGATCTTAGCACCTTCTGATTATGAAATAGCATATAACGGACTTCTTCAGGCGGTAAAGGATGGAACGATCACGGAGAAACGTATCAACGAATCGGTTGTGCGTATTGTAAAAGTAAAACTGCAGATGCAGTAA
- a CDS encoding V-type ATP synthase subunit I has protein sequence MVEKMKLLHITGPKNDIDRVMEQYLSRYEIHFENATSGFGISGHVRPFAETNIYKDACTKAQALWEHIKDKPGGTADYAVPVKMEPAEAEKVVEAAYRLTDEIVKRQEEVRKERMENQSLMDQISPFRRLDYEFKKILEFQFIAFRFGRIAREHYQKLERYIHDTDHVLFYECDSDEAYVWGGYFVPRVYAKEVDAVCLSFHFERIYIPDSFDGTPESAYQEALQKKQAYDEEEQKLKKQLHDMLEKHAGKIAGACAALEHYCNNFDVRKFAVCTTPGRKPGEQTEYYILYGWMSAEDAVKLEKETVEDPKIHVMEEDVEDHMSVSPPTKLKNPALFKPFEMFVEMYGLPAYQEMDPTIFIALTYTLMFGIMFGDVGQGLCLLIGGFVFYKIKHMNLGAILSLAGIWSTVFGFMYGSVFGFEEILKPVWMRPMDNIMTTLMLAIGFGMFLILVAMVLNIINAVRAKDLGRILFSPSGIAGMICYGCVVLCIVLYVMGRPVPATGILGVLIGVPLIAILLKEPLTNLIERKKKLFPEGESKAMFFVESLVELFDVVLSYATNSISFVRVGAFALSHAGMMGVVLTLAGYESGSPNWIVVVLGNIVVTGLEGLVVGIQVLRLEYYEMFSRFYQGTGKPFVAFSGKRK, from the coding sequence GTGGTAGAGAAAATGAAACTGCTTCATATTACCGGACCGAAAAATGATATCGACCGTGTAATGGAGCAGTATCTGAGCAGATATGAGATACATTTTGAAAATGCCACATCCGGATTTGGCATATCCGGTCATGTGAGACCGTTTGCCGAGACGAATATCTACAAGGATGCCTGTACAAAAGCACAGGCATTGTGGGAGCATATCAAAGATAAGCCGGGTGGGACAGCAGATTATGCCGTACCGGTAAAAATGGAACCTGCAGAAGCAGAGAAAGTAGTGGAAGCCGCGTACCGTCTGACCGACGAGATCGTAAAACGTCAGGAAGAAGTGCGGAAGGAACGCATGGAGAATCAGAGTCTGATGGATCAGATTTCACCATTTCGAAGACTTGATTATGAATTTAAAAAAATTCTGGAATTTCAGTTTATCGCATTCCGTTTTGGAAGGATCGCAAGAGAACATTATCAGAAACTCGAACGTTATATCCATGATACTGATCATGTACTGTTTTATGAATGTGACAGCGATGAGGCATATGTGTGGGGCGGCTATTTTGTGCCGAGAGTCTACGCAAAAGAAGTAGATGCAGTGTGCCTGTCATTTCATTTTGAGCGTATCTATATACCGGATTCTTTTGATGGAACACCGGAAAGTGCTTATCAGGAGGCATTGCAGAAAAAACAGGCATATGATGAGGAAGAGCAGAAGCTGAAAAAACAGCTTCATGATATGTTAGAAAAACATGCCGGGAAAATTGCAGGTGCATGTGCTGCATTAGAACATTACTGTAATAATTTTGATGTGCGTAAATTTGCGGTCTGTACAACACCGGGAAGAAAACCGGGAGAACAGACAGAATATTATATTTTATATGGCTGGATGAGTGCGGAAGATGCCGTGAAATTAGAAAAAGAGACAGTGGAAGATCCAAAGATCCATGTGATGGAGGAGGATGTGGAAGATCATATGTCCGTCAGTCCACCGACAAAATTAAAGAATCCGGCATTGTTTAAGCCGTTTGAAATGTTTGTGGAAATGTACGGACTCCCGGCATATCAGGAAATGGACCCGACGATATTTATTGCCCTTACTTATACGCTGATGTTCGGTATTATGTTCGGGGATGTCGGGCAGGGACTATGTCTTTTGATCGGAGGGTTTGTTTTTTATAAGATAAAACATATGAATCTTGGAGCAATCCTTTCGTTAGCAGGCATCTGGTCTACCGTATTTGGATTTATGTATGGCAGCGTGTTTGGATTTGAGGAAATACTAAAACCTGTGTGGATGCGTCCGATGGATAATATCATGACAACGCTTATGTTGGCGATCGGCTTTGGAATGTTTTTGATCCTGGTTGCGATGGTTTTAAATATCATCAATGCAGTGCGTGCAAAGGATCTGGGGCGCATTTTATTCAGTCCGAGCGGAATTGCAGGAATGATATGTTATGGCTGTGTAGTCCTTTGTATTGTATTGTACGTGATGGGCAGACCGGTTCCGGCGACTGGTATTCTTGGTGTCCTGATCGGGGTGCCGCTCATCGCAATTCTTTTGAAGGAACCGCTTACGAATCTGATCGAGCGAAAGAAGAAGTTGTTTCCGGAAGGAGAGAGCAAGGCAATGTTTTTTGTCGAATCTCTTGTGGAATTGTTTGACGTGGTATTAAGTTATGCAACAAACAGTATATCCTTTGTCCGTGTTGGCGCATTTGCGTTAAGCCATGCGGGAATGATGGGCGTAGTACTGACACTTGCCGGATATGAGAGCGGTTCGCCAAACTGGATCGTTGTGGTACTTGGAAATATTGTCGTGACAGGACTGGAAGGACTTGTCGTAGGGATTCAGGTATTAAGGCTTGAATATTATGAGATGTTCAGCAGATTTTATCAGGGAACAGGAAAACCATTTGTGGCTTTTTCCGGAAAACGAAAATAG